One window of Candidatus Margulisiibacteriota bacterium genomic DNA carries:
- a CDS encoding nitroreductase family protein encodes MDFLGLSRTRQSCRRYSDKQVKREDLEYCLEAARLAPSACNSQPWTFIVVTEKTKKAELSEGAFHGIYSMNTFASCAPVLIAVIREKGSGTSRIGAMFKGTDYPLIDIGIACEHLVLAAAEKGLGTCYLGWFDEKRAKKVLGLAKNKKVDLIISLGYPEDSVLREKMRKDMNDIAEIR; translated from the coding sequence ATGGATTTTCTCGGGCTTTCAAGGACACGCCAGTCATGCAGAAGATATTCCGATAAGCAGGTCAAAAGGGAGGACCTGGAATATTGCTTAGAAGCCGCCCGCCTCGCTCCTTCCGCCTGCAACAGCCAGCCATGGACTTTTATCGTTGTGACGGAAAAAACAAAAAAGGCAGAACTGTCGGAAGGCGCTTTTCACGGTATCTACTCAATGAACACTTTCGCCTCCTGTGCGCCGGTCCTTATAGCTGTCATCAGGGAAAAGGGCAGCGGCACGTCCAGGATAGGAGCGATGTTCAAAGGCACCGATTATCCTCTTATAGACATCGGCATCGCCTGCGAGCATCTTGTCCTTGCGGCGGCAGAGAAAGGTCTTGGGACCTGTTACCTCGGCTGGTTCGACGAAAAGAGGGCAAAGAAAGTGCTCGGTCTTGCTAAGAACAAAAAGGTCGATCTCATCATCAGTCTGGGATATCCTGAAGACAGTGTCCTGCGCGAAAAGATGCGCAAGGATATGAATGATATTGCCGAAATCCGCTGA